A region from the Vibrio sp. SS-MA-C1-2 genome encodes:
- a CDS encoding VWA domain-containing protein → MIEFTHPWLLVLLPLPYFVYRFSPAYQTQRSAVKVPFFQLLITILEQKPSSGAVRLSAKWWQKLTLALSWLLLVIAMMQPMWLGKPQTRELTGRDVMVVVDLSGSMDTNDFIAPDGKKQSRIDAAKKVLGQFSENRKGDRLGLILFGDHAYLQAPFTADHQAWLALLNETRVAMAGQSTHLGDAIGLAIKVFEEGEDLTDSSKTIQDQQPQKVAIILTDGNDTDSLVPPIEAAKIAASRDIRLHMIAMGDPQTVGEQALDMAVIDRVAKITGGESFQALSPAELQRIYQQISKLEPEVYNSSHYQPKVSLHYVPLIACLLIYLLAFTLSILNTKRKS, encoded by the coding sequence ATGATAGAGTTTACTCATCCTTGGCTATTGGTTTTACTGCCTCTGCCCTATTTTGTTTATCGATTTTCACCCGCTTATCAAACTCAACGTTCTGCGGTTAAAGTGCCATTTTTTCAACTATTAATCACTATTCTTGAACAGAAACCAAGCTCTGGAGCTGTTCGATTGAGTGCAAAATGGTGGCAAAAACTGACATTAGCCCTCTCTTGGTTACTGCTCGTTATCGCGATGATGCAACCGATGTGGTTAGGTAAACCTCAAACTCGTGAGCTAACCGGCCGCGATGTGATGGTGGTGGTCGATCTCTCTGGCTCCATGGATACCAATGACTTTATTGCTCCTGACGGCAAAAAACAGTCCCGTATTGATGCAGCGAAAAAAGTATTAGGTCAATTTAGTGAAAACCGAAAAGGCGACCGTTTAGGGTTAATTTTATTTGGTGATCACGCCTATCTGCAAGCGCCTTTTACCGCCGATCATCAAGCGTGGTTAGCACTACTAAATGAGACCCGTGTTGCGATGGCAGGCCAAAGCACTCATCTTGGTGATGCGATTGGTTTAGCCATTAAAGTGTTTGAAGAGGGCGAGGATTTAACTGACAGCTCAAAAACCATTCAGGATCAGCAACCACAAAAAGTCGCGATTATTTTAACCGATGGTAATGATACCGATAGTCTCGTTCCACCGATTGAAGCAGCAAAGATTGCAGCAAGTCGAGATATACGTCTTCATATGATTGCGATGGGAGATCCACAAACGGTCGGTGAACAAGCCCTTGATATGGCGGTGATTGATCGTGTTGCTAAAATTACCGGTGGCGAATCTTTTCAAGCTCTATCACCTGCAGAACTGCAACGCATTTATCAACAAATTTCAAAATTAGAGCCCGAAGTGTATAACAGTAGCCATTATCAACCGAAAGTGAGTCTTCATTATGTGCCACTTATCGCTTGCTTATTGATCTACCTGCTCGCTTTCACTCTCTCTATTCTCAATACAAAGCGAAAGTCATAA
- a CDS encoding VWA domain-containing protein, with product MFDSIFWQQFHFMRPEWLFLLIPFSLLLVWRWRQEQQETLSKQLPEHLLKALTVGDSGWKKLLPLKLLYLIILLGVIVASGPTWQQQLSPFGEDKAPLVVVLDNSSSMQQKDLPPSRLIRAKQKIEDLLTLRSGGNTSLIVYSGSAHLAMPATQDSDVYKPLLHAIKPNIMPRKGKFAEYSLPLIDAEFKNSPTSGTVLLITDGLGSQTVQKFSDYFAHSDHQLIVFSIGNNEKLSDIPMDYTGLKRLADQSNGEIITISVDNQDIESINKQITRHMLLSLDKSLPWKDVGYYLLFPLAALFLLWFRKGWLVQWCLASMLILGSSAPNQVQAAEWHFADIWLTADQQGQWYYQQQDYLTAAERFIDPLWKGVAYYQAQEYKKAHSYFMRVDSPEALFNAANALAHQREYIAARDLYKVLIKATPDYPNANHNLNVLQKIIDDINLMSESQANTENEASRELGDAPKTSDGAEERVAKEFIMEDPLTAEQILQDEALNQRWMNRVATDPSRFLATKFQIQLNQKSATSSQIEATLSNQENN from the coding sequence ATGTTTGATTCAATTTTTTGGCAACAATTTCACTTTATGCGCCCAGAGTGGTTATTTTTATTGATCCCCTTTTCACTGCTGCTGGTGTGGCGGTGGAGACAAGAACAACAAGAGACGCTCAGTAAACAACTCCCTGAACATCTTCTCAAAGCGCTGACGGTGGGTGATAGTGGTTGGAAGAAACTGCTACCTTTAAAACTACTCTATCTAATTATTCTTCTTGGGGTTATTGTCGCTTCAGGTCCAACGTGGCAACAGCAACTCTCTCCTTTTGGTGAAGATAAAGCGCCACTGGTGGTCGTTCTAGATAACTCGTCATCGATGCAACAAAAGGACTTACCACCCAGTCGTCTTATTCGAGCAAAACAGAAAATTGAAGATCTTTTGACGTTAAGGTCAGGCGGCAACACCAGTTTAATTGTCTATTCAGGCAGTGCGCATTTAGCAATGCCTGCCACTCAAGATAGCGATGTTTATAAACCGCTGCTTCATGCAATTAAACCAAATATCATGCCAAGAAAAGGGAAATTTGCCGAGTACAGCTTGCCGCTCATTGATGCTGAATTTAAAAATAGCCCAACCTCAGGGACAGTGCTGTTAATTACAGATGGTCTCGGATCACAAACCGTACAGAAATTTAGTGACTATTTTGCTCACTCAGATCATCAACTGATTGTTTTTTCAATTGGAAATAATGAAAAACTGTCCGATATTCCAATGGATTATACTGGGCTCAAACGATTAGCGGATCAAAGTAACGGAGAAATCATCACCATCAGCGTTGATAACCAAGATATTGAATCGATCAATAAACAGATCACTCGTCATATGTTATTAAGCTTAGATAAATCGCTGCCATGGAAAGATGTTGGTTATTACCTATTATTCCCTCTCGCGGCGTTATTCCTGTTGTGGTTTAGAAAGGGTTGGCTGGTTCAATGGTGTTTAGCATCGATGTTGATTCTTGGATCTTCTGCGCCCAATCAAGTTCAAGCCGCTGAATGGCATTTTGCTGATATCTGGCTAACTGCCGATCAACAAGGCCAATGGTATTATCAACAGCAAGATTACCTTACCGCAGCTGAACGATTTATCGATCCATTATGGAAAGGGGTCGCTTATTATCAAGCCCAAGAGTATAAGAAAGCCCACAGTTATTTTATGCGCGTTGATTCGCCAGAAGCGTTATTTAATGCCGCCAATGCCCTCGCCCACCAGCGAGAATATATTGCCGCCAGAGATCTGTATAAAGTATTAATAAAAGCAACTCCTGATTATCCTAATGCAAACCATAATCTGAACGTATTACAGAAGATTATCGATGACATCAATCTAATGAGTGAGAGTCAAGCAAATACCGAGAATGAGGCATCTAGAGAGTTAGGTGATGCCCCTAAAACCTCTGATGGTGCAGAAGAGAGGGTGGCAAAAGAGTTTATTATGGAAGATCCCCTCACCGCAGAACAGATATTACAAGATGAGGCGTTAAACCAACGTTGGATGAATCGTGTTGCGACTGACCCATCTCGTTTTTTAGCCACCAAATTTCAGATCCAACTCAATCAAAAGAGTGCAACCTCTTCACAAATTGAAGCAACATTATCAAATCAGGAGAACAATTAA
- a CDS encoding BatD family protein yields MHWLLVAWLTVTVLFCRTASATNIQELSQQGHVTINSWLDSKKNVATTEQVKLYIELGTDRWFSAGTRIRDLELKNAIVLQRNKLATNYTKKINGKTWTMQRWELTIYPQKSGQYQIPPIAVSLQVSTESSGNVRGVLVTQPMTFSAKLPSPFITDETPWVAASKLALTQKWSSNIQDEKLKIGDAIERTVMLKGTDTTAMQFPALSPNCQDHSQNSILSNNSHQTCGTDVSRLYQDPAIIKDGQTRGNYTGQKSVNFTYLIEKSGEITIPAITIQWWDTKNKQLVPLTIAGQTWSIIHTPASFIKAYWLVLTLLLIVVIFLIYLILSLRKRYKNQQLPAWINYRLALKKANYPLARLLLYRKLYQANKQQQLSRYPSGNKDWKNDLKAWNRQQFSAIKDEKDFSKKNTGNNTRTQPSERLYKALWQQIRAAKQRRFAKYTIKKALPDLDSGADDRK; encoded by the coding sequence ATGCATTGGCTTTTAGTGGCTTGGTTGACTGTGACGGTGCTATTTTGTCGTACTGCATCAGCCACAAATATCCAAGAACTCAGTCAACAAGGGCATGTGACGATTAATAGTTGGTTGGATAGCAAAAAGAATGTTGCCACAACCGAGCAAGTGAAACTGTATATTGAACTAGGCACAGATCGATGGTTTAGTGCTGGCACTCGTATCCGTGATCTAGAGCTAAAAAATGCCATTGTTCTACAACGCAACAAACTGGCCACTAACTACACAAAAAAAATCAACGGTAAAACTTGGACAATGCAGCGTTGGGAGCTCACTATTTATCCACAAAAAAGTGGGCAATATCAGATCCCACCGATTGCGGTTTCGCTGCAAGTCTCAACCGAGAGTTCGGGAAATGTTCGCGGGGTGCTCGTCACGCAACCGATGACTTTTAGTGCTAAATTACCCTCTCCATTTATTACTGATGAAACGCCGTGGGTAGCCGCCTCTAAACTAGCATTAACCCAAAAATGGTCATCTAATATTCAAGATGAAAAGTTAAAGATTGGTGATGCTATCGAGCGCACCGTCATGCTAAAAGGCACAGATACCACAGCGATGCAGTTTCCGGCTCTTAGCCCAAATTGCCAAGATCATTCTCAAAACTCTATATTATCCAACAACAGTCATCAAACATGTGGAACCGATGTCTCCCGACTCTATCAAGATCCAGCCATAATCAAAGATGGGCAAACACGAGGTAATTACACGGGACAAAAATCGGTAAACTTCACCTATCTTATCGAAAAAAGCGGTGAGATAACGATTCCTGCAATCACTATTCAATGGTGGGATACCAAAAATAAGCAGTTAGTGCCCCTTACCATTGCAGGACAAACATGGTCAATCATCCATACTCCAGCCAGTTTTATTAAAGCCTATTGGCTGGTATTAACTCTGCTATTGATTGTGGTTATATTCCTGATCTATTTAATCTTATCATTACGGAAGAGATATAAAAATCAACAACTGCCCGCTTGGATTAATTACCGATTAGCATTGAAAAAAGCCAATTACCCTCTGGCGAGATTACTTCTCTACCGTAAATTGTATCAGGCTAATAAGCAGCAACAATTAAGCCGCTATCCATCAGGTAATAAAGATTGGAAAAATGATTTGAAAGCATGGAATCGACAACAATTCTCCGCAATAAAAGATGAAAAAGATTTTAGTAAGAAGAATACTGGTAATAATACAAGAACCCAACCATCAGAGAGACTTTATAAAGCCTTGTGGCAGCAAATTAGAGCAGCGAAACAAAGAAGGTTTGCTAAATATACAATCAAAAAAGCGTTACCCGATCTTGATTCAGGAGCCGATGATAGGAAATAA